From Desulfatiglans anilini DSM 4660, one genomic window encodes:
- a CDS encoding CgeB family protein gives MGTEYTAFTRVLRNLGHDVTHFELWDRGAYQDFRALNLALLDAVDAVQPDILLAIPLHYEIWNETLYRVRGKGKVVTVCWTTDDSWKYREVSRFVGKAYDVMTTTYPNMVPRYHADGIRNVVLTQWAADSGCLQAPVEAGKCLYGVSFVGTAHGNRPKVVAKLRGAGIDIQCFGYGWPRGPVAARDIPRIINKSLISLNFCNSKGGKQIKARTFEIPGAGGFLLTELAPGLERFYQPGREAVVFRDTKDLVAKIRHYLQHPKERDAVAEAGFQRTRLDHTYERRLEEVLAHALEAAEKGENSVLPVMAERDFGQAVAAYSANAYHMWFARLLESTCRMIWGPKRGIRAARRIVYEFSWRFMKKKTYTASGWPGKMFPTV, from the coding sequence TTGGGGACGGAATATACGGCTTTCACTCGGGTGCTCAGAAACCTCGGTCACGATGTGACGCATTTCGAGTTGTGGGACAGGGGAGCTTATCAAGACTTCAGGGCCTTGAACCTAGCACTTCTCGATGCGGTCGATGCAGTGCAACCCGACATATTGCTCGCAATTCCGCTCCATTATGAGATCTGGAACGAGACGCTCTACCGCGTTCGAGGCAAGGGAAAGGTTGTTACGGTCTGTTGGACGACAGACGATTCATGGAAATATCGAGAGGTTTCCCGCTTTGTAGGGAAGGCCTACGATGTGATGACGACGACCTACCCGAATATGGTTCCCCGATACCATGCAGATGGGATCCGGAATGTCGTGCTGACCCAGTGGGCTGCCGACAGCGGATGCCTGCAGGCGCCGGTGGAGGCCGGCAAGTGCCTTTATGGCGTCTCGTTTGTCGGTACAGCCCATGGGAATCGGCCCAAGGTCGTAGCGAAGCTGCGCGGCGCAGGGATCGACATTCAGTGTTTCGGCTACGGATGGCCGCGGGGGCCGGTGGCGGCCCGGGATATTCCCCGTATCATAAACAAGTCCTTGATAAGCCTGAATTTCTGTAATTCGAAAGGCGGGAAACAGATCAAGGCCAGGACCTTCGAGATCCCGGGCGCCGGCGGATTCCTCTTGACCGAACTGGCACCCGGTTTGGAAAGGTTCTACCAACCCGGGCGGGAGGCGGTCGTTTTTAGAGATACGAAAGATCTCGTTGCAAAGATCCGCCATTACCTTCAACACCCCAAGGAACGAGATGCTGTAGCGGAGGCCGGGTTCCAGCGGACCAGGCTGGATCATACCTACGAAAGGCGCTTGGAAGAGGTTCTCGCCCATGCCCTCGAGGCCGCGGAAAAAGGTGAGAATTCAGTGCTTCCGGTCATGGCGGAACGGGATTTTGGACAGGCTGTTGCGGCGTACTCTGCCAACGCGTATCACATGTGGTTTGCGCGTTTATTAGAAAGCACTTGCAGGATGATCTGGGGACCGAAGCGGGGGATCAGGGCGGCCAGAAGGATCGTATATGAATTCAGTTGGCGGTTTATGAAGAAGAAAACCTATACGGCTTCCGGTTGGCCTGGAAAGATGTTCCCAACGGTTTGA
- a CDS encoding glycosyltransferase, which produces MFYPKVSIVIPSYNHARFIEAALLSVEDQTYENLEIILVDDGSSDGSLAAIERAAGRIRRGLRVVRQRNRGAAAAINRGLKLAGGKYINILNSDDLFAPERVAYFVERLEKSGAKLAFSGIRCIDENGAEVDASNETAAYFYRKQAEMARYPSVGFALLDSNVAISSGNIFAAKEIYATLHGFRPYLYCHDWDFLLRALCLTEPLYIDTPMYYYRLHGGNTFRKLAHRAKAETTGTLRKYFGNVRGGRLSNADAPSPRRWPGYFEEFVRERGYQPYWGRFPRLRSLWALCRRSLHGAVHG; this is translated from the coding sequence ATGTTTTACCCGAAAGTATCGATTGTCATTCCCTCCTATAACCACGCTCGGTTCATAGAAGCCGCCCTCCTTTCGGTAGAAGACCAAACCTATGAAAATCTCGAAATCATCTTGGTCGATGACGGTTCCAGCGACGGAAGTTTAGCCGCCATCGAGAGGGCCGCTGGGCGAATCCGTCGCGGCTTGCGCGTTGTCAGGCAACGCAATCGCGGTGCGGCGGCGGCGATCAACCGTGGACTGAAGCTCGCCGGCGGCAAGTATATCAATATCCTGAACAGCGATGATCTGTTCGCGCCGGAGAGGGTCGCTTATTTCGTCGAGCGGTTGGAGAAATCGGGTGCGAAACTGGCCTTTTCGGGCATTCGCTGCATCGATGAAAACGGGGCAGAAGTGGATGCGTCGAACGAGACCGCCGCATATTTTTATCGCAAACAGGCTGAGATGGCCCGGTATCCCTCGGTCGGATTCGCTCTGCTCGATTCGAACGTGGCCATTTCATCCGGGAATATTTTTGCGGCGAAGGAAATCTATGCGACCCTTCACGGCTTCAGACCGTATCTTTACTGCCATGACTGGGATTTTCTGCTGCGGGCGCTCTGCTTGACCGAGCCGCTCTATATCGACACGCCAATGTATTATTACAGGCTTCATGGAGGGAACACCTTCCGAAAACTCGCCCATCGCGCAAAGGCGGAGACCACCGGGACCCTGCGGAAGTACTTCGGAAACGTCCGGGGCGGTCGGCTTTCGAATGCCGATGCGCCAAGCCCCCGGCGATGGCCTGGATATTTCGAGGAATTTGTGCGGGAGAGGGGGTACCAACCCTATTGGGGGCGATTCCCGCGGCTGCGATCCTTGTGGGCCCTATGCAGGCGCTCGCTCCATGGAGCGGTTCATGGTTAG
- a CDS encoding glycosyltransferase WbsX family protein — protein MRVIAFYLPQFHPVPENDLWWGKGFTDWRNVAKARPNFVGHYQPHIPSDLGFYDLRVPETREVQAELARAYGIDGFCYHHYWFNGRRLLERPFEEVLRTGRPDMPFCLCWANENWTRRWDGDEQEILIAQTHSAYDDRAFIQSLFPAFEDRRYICIDGRPLLVVYRVNLLPDPKATAEIWREECHRRGFPGVHLCAAQSFGITDPRPYGFDSALEFPPHGVFSRRMNPWLRVVNRRYEGSIYDYREVILNSIRSKDPDYCLFRAVMPAWDNTARRQNGSNCFVNISPEKYEFWLASAIARTRSRFDGDLQLVFINAWNEWGEGCHLEPDMRYGHQFLAATERAKRNAVLTGACCGLRLPIEWDDGMNDPSASEVTRFLASQPEKIFLVDYRMISFAASPPTLSERWIMRLKRMRGNGGADGWHSLFKQVLRRWT, from the coding sequence ATGAGAGTCATCGCCTTTTATCTCCCCCAGTTTCACCCTGTGCCGGAAAACGATCTCTGGTGGGGCAAAGGATTTACGGATTGGCGCAATGTCGCGAAGGCCAGGCCCAATTTCGTCGGGCATTACCAGCCGCACATCCCTTCCGATTTGGGGTTTTATGACTTGAGGGTTCCGGAGACCCGTGAAGTGCAGGCCGAACTCGCCCGTGCCTACGGGATCGACGGGTTCTGCTATCATCATTACTGGTTCAACGGCAGGCGTCTTCTGGAGCGGCCGTTCGAGGAGGTCTTGAGAACCGGCCGGCCGGATATGCCCTTTTGTCTGTGCTGGGCGAACGAGAACTGGACCCGCCGGTGGGACGGTGACGAGCAGGAGATCCTGATTGCGCAAACCCATTCGGCTTACGATGACAGGGCCTTCATACAGAGCCTCTTTCCCGCGTTCGAGGACCGGCGCTACATCTGTATAGACGGCCGGCCGTTGCTGGTCGTCTATCGCGTCAACTTGTTGCCGGACCCCAAGGCAACCGCCGAGATCTGGCGCGAGGAGTGCCATCGGCGAGGATTTCCGGGGGTTCATCTGTGCGCGGCGCAGAGTTTCGGCATCACCGATCCCAGGCCGTATGGATTCGATTCGGCGCTCGAATTTCCGCCCCACGGCGTTTTCAGCCGCAGGATGAATCCTTGGCTGCGGGTCGTCAACCGCCGCTACGAAGGCAGCATTTATGACTATCGTGAGGTGATTCTGAACAGCATCCGGTCGAAGGACCCGGATTATTGCCTGTTCAGGGCGGTGATGCCTGCGTGGGACAACACAGCCCGGCGTCAGAACGGCAGCAATTGCTTTGTCAATATTTCCCCCGAAAAATACGAGTTCTGGCTGGCGTCGGCCATCGCCAGAACCCGTTCGAGGTTTGATGGGGACCTGCAACTGGTCTTTATCAATGCCTGGAACGAGTGGGGTGAAGGGTGCCATCTCGAACCCGATATGCGTTATGGACACCAATTCCTGGCCGCCACCGAACGGGCCAAGCGGAATGCGGTGCTGACAGGCGCGTGTTGCGGTCTTCGTTTGCCTATTGAGTGGGATGATGGTATGAATGACCCGTCTGCTTCTGAAGTGACGCGGTTTTTGGCTTCCCAGCCGGAAAAGATCTTTCTGGTGGATTATCGGATGATTTCTTTTGCCGCCTCGCCTCCGACGCTCAGTGAGAGATGGATCATGCGGCTGAAGCGGATGCGGGGGAATGGCGGAGCGGATGGATGGCACAGCCTCTTTAAGCAGGTGCTGCGGCGATGGACCTGA
- a CDS encoding alginate O-acetyltransferase AlgX-related protein yields MTPLIRTALTPKAALSDSEKRTLAELPRLELTTRSVLSFPARFEAYLNDHFGFRRECIQAFNYLQVRWLRRSPEEQVVLGRDGWLFYTGCRSIEDHRGLISLTPEELTKARLVLENRRDWLADQGIRYLFVVAPSKHSIYPEFLPDFLGRQRGRTRFDQFLAYMGRESDFQVLDLRQILRSKKGDERLYLLSDTHWNPRGAYWAYTEIMRVFNQWFPEAEPLERSRLIETSADVPGGDLAQMLDLRGLFGEAYPFLRPQKPCAVKKTEAVDLEAARRSIPIVPGESAGFARGCERSRLRAVAFRDSFLVSLEDFLAEHFAQIDFVWTHFDRSLVEKYIAVAKPDVIFEEVVERSFMEVLATPDLDVEALLSERFSLSDWPVLKYEGGVLPGLRTFGDVLIAGRPEGLDVVSRGGDPQLWLPPASLDEGRSSIMRIILTAPADTVFQVFYHTAGRPYHCEEQSIRRPVRRGLNEMYIEIPRAACAAGVRLDPGAVPGTYTLHGFDWRTRSDSHRM; encoded by the coding sequence TTGACGCCTCTGATACGGACTGCGCTGACACCGAAGGCGGCCCTTTCAGACAGCGAGAAGCGCACGTTGGCGGAGCTCCCCCGCCTCGAGTTGACGACTCGATCGGTGCTGTCATTCCCGGCCCGGTTCGAGGCCTATCTGAACGATCATTTTGGATTCCGGCGGGAGTGCATCCAGGCCTTCAATTATCTGCAGGTCAGATGGCTGCGGAGGTCGCCGGAGGAACAGGTTGTCCTCGGCAGGGACGGGTGGCTTTTCTACACAGGCTGTCGCAGCATCGAGGACCATCGAGGGCTCATCTCCCTGACACCGGAGGAGTTGACGAAGGCCAGGCTGGTCCTTGAAAACCGCCGCGACTGGCTTGCTGATCAAGGCATCCGGTATCTCTTTGTCGTCGCTCCGAGCAAGCACTCGATCTACCCGGAATTCCTTCCGGACTTTCTTGGGCGGCAGAGAGGCCGGACCCGCTTTGACCAGTTTCTGGCGTACATGGGCCGGGAGTCCGATTTTCAGGTGCTCGACCTGCGGCAGATCCTCCGGTCGAAAAAGGGGGATGAGCGGCTGTACCTTTTGTCGGACACGCACTGGAACCCGAGGGGCGCGTACTGGGCCTACACGGAGATCATGCGCGTATTTAATCAATGGTTTCCCGAGGCGGAGCCGCTCGAGCGGAGCCGGCTGATCGAAACCTCGGCTGATGTGCCGGGCGGCGATCTGGCGCAGATGCTGGATCTTCGGGGTCTATTCGGGGAGGCCTATCCTTTTTTGAGGCCTCAAAAGCCTTGTGCCGTGAAGAAAACGGAGGCCGTCGACTTGGAGGCGGCCCGGCGGTCCATACCGATCGTGCCCGGAGAATCGGCAGGTTTTGCGAGGGGCTGCGAACGGTCCCGCCTGCGCGCCGTGGCCTTTCGCGACTCCTTCCTGGTTTCCCTGGAGGATTTCTTGGCGGAGCATTTCGCCCAGATCGATTTCGTTTGGACGCACTTCGACCGCAGCCTCGTCGAAAAGTATATCGCGGTGGCAAAGCCGGATGTCATTTTTGAAGAAGTCGTCGAACGGTCCTTCATGGAAGTACTGGCAACGCCGGATCTGGATGTGGAGGCCCTTCTCTCCGAGCGGTTTTCGCTGTCGGATTGGCCCGTGTTGAAATACGAGGGTGGAGTCCTGCCCGGGCTCAGGACCTTCGGAGACGTCCTGATCGCCGGCCGGCCGGAAGGCCTCGATGTGGTCTCCCGGGGCGGTGATCCGCAGCTGTGGCTGCCGCCTGCGAGTCTGGATGAAGGCCGCTCCTCGATTATGCGCATCATCCTCACGGCGCCGGCCGATACGGTCTTCCAGGTCTTTTACCACACGGCTGGCAGGCCTTACCACTGTGAAGAGCAGAGCATCAGGAGGCCGGTCCGGAGGGGCCTGAACGAAATGTACATCGAGATCCCCAGGGCTGCATGCGCCGCGGGTGTGCGTCTGGATCCCGGCGCGGTTCCCGGAACCTATACGTTGCATGGATTCGATTGGCGCACCCGCTCCGACAGCCATCGAATGTGA
- a CDS encoding DUF268 domain-containing protein — MKILLRNILTNVKETADPRNLPYCVFEIFRFMGDYFKYRKRYHAFYPLRLSPIFYERTNKSRFDPHYAYQAYWATKRIVSERLPKMHLDISSSVTFITQLCGILPVVHLEYRPPSVMLSSYKGIRGDIGHLPFKSGSVESLSCLHVIEHVGLGRYGDCLDVDACWNAMRELERVVISGGRFLMTVPVGKPAVYFNANIVFAAEDIVTAMKGLQLREFSLVRDDGTYVENASLAQAADMSYALGMFDFRRV, encoded by the coding sequence ATGAAGATTTTATTAAGAAATATTCTGACAAACGTCAAAGAAACAGCAGATCCACGCAATTTACCTTACTGTGTATTTGAGATATTCCGGTTTATGGGTGATTATTTTAAATACAGGAAAAGGTACCATGCCTTTTATCCATTGCGTCTATCGCCCATATTCTATGAGAGAACAAATAAAAGTCGTTTTGATCCTCACTACGCTTATCAGGCATATTGGGCAACGAAGCGCATAGTTTCTGAAAGATTACCGAAAATGCATTTGGATATTTCATCCAGTGTTACATTTATAACGCAGCTATGTGGAATATTGCCTGTCGTACATCTTGAGTACAGACCTCCTTCTGTCATGCTTTCGTCTTATAAAGGGATCAGAGGGGATATCGGCCATCTTCCATTCAAGTCCGGAAGCGTTGAATCCTTAAGCTGTCTTCATGTTATTGAGCATGTAGGACTGGGCCGCTATGGTGACTGCCTGGATGTCGATGCATGCTGGAATGCAATGCGCGAATTGGAGCGTGTCGTCATTTCGGGTGGAAGGTTTTTGATGACTGTTCCTGTTGGAAAGCCTGCTGTTTATTTCAATGCCAACATCGTTTTTGCAGCAGAGGATATTGTGACGGCAATGAAAGGGCTGCAGTTGCGCGAATTTTCCTTAGTTCGAGATGATGGGACTTATGTCGAGAACGCCTCACTGGCGCAGGCGGCGGATATGTCATACGCTTTGGGGATGTTTGATTTCAGGCGTGTCTGA
- a CDS encoding lipopolysaccharide biosynthesis protein — protein sequence MAANDTSFPSLSRILSIGAETGWVLFGQAGMAAGAIFTVKILTAFLGPAEFGRLMLANTLILAVSAQVFGPLAQGVMRFWSVSRDQGIQDVFLVHCHKYNVLLTSCILAIGVPACGVVCLVFGVKWGVPAILALMAGVCTGWTGTRLAVLMAARDRKTVALALTAAAFFKPLAGMGLVLLFYPEASWVLFGYLIATGVMLLVIEKIYRKRIGVVETAGTGSASSKGRGLGKDIISYALPFFIWGVFGWINESCDRWALQGYFGEEVVGAFSVVSQLSVYPLILISGFLGMLFSPIAYERAGSLVSPNGMRNANRLLFIMESIYILFAFCLILIYCIFHEYVVVLISNSSYAGLSWMLPYLTAAWTLYYFGQTLTGYGMLANRPRVYILPKITTSIIAVSLCLILPSIFGPFGIVLALVASGFVYSLWCLSIAFYLTKHTLSFVKKG from the coding sequence GTGGCGGCAAACGACACGTCTTTTCCTTCCCTTTCCCGCATCCTCAGTATTGGGGCGGAGACCGGCTGGGTCCTTTTTGGACAGGCCGGGATGGCGGCTGGGGCGATTTTCACCGTCAAGATTTTGACCGCTTTCCTTGGTCCAGCGGAGTTCGGTCGCCTGATGCTCGCCAATACACTGATTTTGGCCGTTTCGGCGCAGGTATTCGGCCCTTTGGCACAGGGGGTGATGCGTTTCTGGTCCGTTTCCAGGGATCAGGGTATCCAGGATGTGTTTCTGGTTCACTGCCATAAATATAATGTGCTCTTGACTTCCTGCATCCTCGCCATCGGCGTGCCCGCGTGCGGCGTTGTGTGCCTTGTTTTTGGTGTGAAATGGGGGGTGCCCGCGATTCTGGCGTTGATGGCGGGAGTGTGCACCGGTTGGACCGGGACAAGGCTGGCCGTGCTGATGGCGGCCAGAGACAGAAAGACGGTTGCGCTGGCACTGACGGCCGCCGCTTTTTTCAAGCCGCTCGCAGGGATGGGATTGGTCCTTCTGTTTTATCCTGAAGCAAGCTGGGTGTTGTTTGGATATCTGATCGCAACAGGCGTTATGCTGCTGGTGATCGAGAAGATCTATCGAAAGCGGATCGGGGTTGTCGAAACGGCGGGCACCGGAAGTGCTTCCTCGAAAGGACGAGGTCTCGGGAAAGATATTATTTCCTATGCTTTGCCGTTTTTCATCTGGGGGGTGTTCGGCTGGATCAACGAATCCTGCGATCGTTGGGCGCTTCAAGGTTATTTCGGCGAAGAGGTTGTCGGGGCTTTTTCCGTCGTGAGTCAGTTGTCCGTGTATCCATTGATCTTGATCTCGGGTTTTTTGGGGATGCTGTTTTCGCCGATCGCATATGAGCGGGCGGGGTCGCTGGTTTCCCCGAATGGCATGAGAAACGCGAATCGGCTGCTTTTTATCATGGAATCGATTTATATCCTTTTTGCATTCTGTTTAATCCTTATTTACTGTATTTTTCATGAATATGTTGTAGTGCTTATAAGCAACAGTTCATACGCAGGCCTTTCCTGGATGTTGCCTTACTTGACAGCCGCATGGACTCTTTATTATTTTGGTCAAACACTTACGGGTTATGGCATGCTCGCAAACCGTCCAAGGGTTTATATCCTTCCAAAGATTACAACATCAATTATAGCAGTATCATTGTGTCTTATCCTGCCAAGTATATTTGGTCCATTCGGTATCGTTTTGGCCCTTGTTGCATCGGGATTTGTTTATAGCCTATGGTGCTTGTCGATCGCTTTTTATTTGACGAAGCATACGCTGTCTTTTGTGAAAAAGGGTTGA
- a CDS encoding MBOAT family O-acyltransferase: MVFSSIIFLFCFLPVTLGIYFLLGRRGQNAWLLLASLVFYAWGEVFYVAVMLASIAANYAVGVLIAAFRGGRWARLILGIGIAADLAILVFFKYSAFLAENLSFLMSPILGRTAAGIDPGHLPLGISFFTFQSMSYIIDVYRGAAPAQRNPMNIGLYIALFPQLIAGPIVRYHDLARQIVSRRVRLADFAAGVERFVFGLGKKVLIANNAGAIADPIFAVSTGDLTAPVAWLGIVCYTIQIYFDFSGYSDMAIGLGRMFGFRFLENFNYPYVSRSMRGFWRRWHISLSTWFRDYLYIPLGGSRKGPLRTYANLATVFFLVGLWHGASWNFVVWGLFHGTFLVLERLGFGSVLERCWRPIRHGYVLAVVMSGWVFFRAETLSGALGYLEAMMGLTAGDALRYPLEAYLDRQAWGVVLCGAVFATPVFPAVRGWMQRLGENAGGVAGVMPRCAAAVLENAAFVLLLAGSILYLAAGSYNPFIYFRF, encoded by the coding sequence ATGGTATTCAGTTCCATCATATTCCTCTTCTGCTTCCTGCCGGTTACGCTCGGCATCTATTTCCTGCTGGGAAGAAGAGGGCAGAATGCCTGGCTTCTGTTGGCGAGCCTGGTTTTCTATGCGTGGGGCGAGGTGTTCTATGTCGCCGTCATGCTGGCATCCATCGCCGCCAACTACGCCGTCGGAGTCCTGATCGCCGCTTTCCGCGGCGGTCGTTGGGCGCGTCTCATTCTGGGGATCGGCATCGCCGCCGATCTGGCGATTTTGGTCTTTTTCAAGTACAGCGCGTTCCTGGCCGAGAACCTCTCCTTCCTCATGTCCCCCATCCTCGGGCGGACGGCGGCTGGTATAGATCCCGGCCATCTGCCCCTCGGCATCTCCTTTTTCACCTTTCAGTCCATGTCCTACATCATCGATGTCTACCGTGGGGCTGCGCCGGCTCAACGCAATCCCATGAACATCGGCTTGTATATTGCGTTGTTTCCTCAGTTGATTGCCGGACCGATCGTCCGCTATCACGATCTGGCCAGGCAGATCGTGTCAAGGCGCGTGCGTCTCGCTGATTTCGCCGCTGGAGTGGAGCGCTTCGTATTCGGTCTGGGCAAAAAGGTGTTGATTGCCAACAATGCGGGTGCCATAGCGGACCCTATCTTCGCTGTTTCCACCGGAGATTTGACCGCGCCGGTGGCGTGGCTCGGGATCGTTTGTTACACGATCCAGATCTACTTCGATTTTTCCGGATACAGCGATATGGCGATCGGACTCGGGCGGATGTTCGGCTTCCGTTTTCTCGAAAACTTCAACTACCCCTATGTCTCCCGATCCATGAGGGGGTTCTGGAGACGTTGGCACATCTCGCTTTCGACCTGGTTTCGTGATTATCTCTACATTCCTCTTGGAGGCAGCCGGAAAGGGCCTCTCCGCACCTATGCGAATCTGGCGACGGTCTTTTTCCTGGTGGGCCTCTGGCACGGCGCGAGCTGGAATTTCGTGGTGTGGGGGCTCTTTCACGGGACATTCCTGGTGTTGGAGCGCCTGGGTTTCGGCTCCGTGCTCGAGCGCTGCTGGCGGCCGATCCGACATGGGTATGTTTTGGCGGTCGTTATGAGCGGCTGGGTGTTTTTCAGGGCCGAGACGCTGTCCGGAGCGCTGGGCTATCTCGAGGCGATGATGGGCCTGACGGCCGGGGATGCACTCCGCTATCCCCTGGAGGCCTACCTGGATCGGCAGGCATGGGGAGTGGTGCTCTGCGGGGCTGTATTTGCCACGCCTGTATTTCCTGCAGTCCGTGGTTGGATGCAGAGGCTTGGTGAGAACGCGGGGGGAGTGGCCGGGGTGATGCCCCGTTGCGCTGCCGCGGTTTTGGAAAACGCGGCCTTCGTGCTGCTGCTCGCGGGTTCGATCCTCTATCTCGCGGCTGGGTCTTACAACCCCTTTATTTATTTTCGGTTTTAG
- a CDS encoding glycosyltransferase family 2 protein, translated as MVSSPSRVAVIIVNWNGRTLLPECLDGLRQQTFREFETVVVDNGSTDGSVPFLETRCPWVRLIALSENTGFCKANNLAMAQAKTPYVALLNNDAVPTPNWLENLVAALERNPEAGSAASKMVSYWNPTVIDCAGAGYSKAGAGVIRGRGRPASDFNREAWIFGACAGAALYRTDMLREIGLFPEHFFLLYEDVDLSFRAQLRGWRCLFVPGAVVAHKMSSSIVHDSPTSVYYGHRNLEWVWVRNMPSVLLARTFGRHLAYGIGCLGFYLMRGRGGVFLRSKKAALKGMGRAFRARKEIHRRTGIANGDLWGLFDEETFLPRLKRRMGAL; from the coding sequence ATGGTTAGCTCTCCTAGCCGGGTGGCGGTCATTATTGTCAACTGGAACGGCAGGACGCTTTTGCCGGAATGCCTGGATGGACTGAGACAGCAGACGTTCCGTGAATTCGAGACGGTGGTGGTGGACAACGGGTCGACGGATGGATCGGTTCCGTTTCTGGAGACCCGGTGTCCGTGGGTGAGGCTTATCGCGCTCTCCGAAAATACCGGCTTCTGCAAGGCCAATAATCTCGCCATGGCTCAAGCGAAAACGCCTTATGTGGCGCTTTTGAACAACGACGCGGTGCCTACCCCCAACTGGCTCGAAAACCTGGTGGCGGCCCTCGAGCGGAACCCGGAGGCCGGGTCTGCGGCGTCGAAGATGGTCTCCTATTGGAACCCGACGGTGATAGACTGCGCCGGCGCCGGATATTCGAAGGCGGGGGCCGGCGTCATCCGCGGCCGCGGCCGCCCGGCGTCGGATTTCAACAGGGAGGCGTGGATCTTTGGCGCCTGCGCCGGGGCGGCGCTTTACCGAACCGATATGCTGCGTGAAATCGGGTTGTTCCCGGAGCATTTCTTCCTGCTTTACGAGGATGTGGATTTGAGCTTCAGGGCTCAACTGAGGGGCTGGCGGTGCCTGTTCGTGCCTGGCGCCGTGGTTGCCCACAAGATGAGCAGCAGCATCGTCCACGATTCTCCGACATCCGTCTATTACGGGCACCGTAATCTCGAGTGGGTCTGGGTCCGCAACATGCCCTCCGTTCTTCTGGCGCGGACATTCGGCCGGCATTTGGCTTATGGGATCGGCTGCCTGGGATTTTACCTGATGCGGGGACGGGGCGGGGTCTTTTTACGGTCCAAGAAGGCCGCGCTCAAAGGCATGGGCAGGGCATTCAGGGCGCGCAAAGAGATTCACCGGAGAACAGGCATCGCAAATGGCGATCTTTGGGGACTCTTCGACGAAGAAACCTTTCTCCCGAGGCTGAAACGACGCATGGGCGCGTTATGA
- a CDS encoding class I SAM-dependent methyltransferase: protein MDIDERDRVAELWDHSQEQYRRDDRVLYWELLPAVQRYQNEMMTGDAETGYFDWTLRELEARTGNTGLRGLSIGCNEGDPACEMILFERGLFERIEVVDIAEGLLERQQGIARSRGIEGIDYLCRNLNAIEIEPDVYDFIWAVGTVHHVERLDHLFDQINKGLRSGGLFMMREYIGPRRLQFTDRQLRIVNEILRILPEPYKKTADGRIKHHLERYDIEAIKAHDPSESIRSDEIMHFAAKHLDLIEVAETGGTILHPLLSDIAFNFDRNEAGAGLIEGLILLERILIGEKVLPSDYVFCLAGKTMK, encoded by the coding sequence ATGGATATCGATGAGCGGGACAGGGTGGCCGAGCTCTGGGACCATTCGCAGGAACAATACCGGCGGGATGATCGGGTGCTTTATTGGGAACTCCTGCCGGCGGTTCAGCGCTACCAGAACGAGATGATGACCGGAGATGCCGAAACCGGGTATTTTGATTGGACGCTCCGAGAATTGGAGGCCCGCACCGGGAATACGGGGTTGCGGGGCCTGTCCATAGGCTGCAATGAAGGGGATCCGGCCTGCGAAATGATCCTGTTCGAACGGGGGCTTTTCGAGCGGATCGAAGTGGTGGACATTGCGGAGGGTCTGCTTGAAAGGCAGCAGGGGATTGCGCGCTCGAGGGGGATCGAGGGCATTGACTATCTTTGCCGGAACCTGAATGCCATCGAGATCGAACCGGACGTCTATGATTTCATCTGGGCCGTCGGAACGGTTCACCATGTCGAACGGCTCGATCACCTGTTTGATCAGATCAACAAAGGTCTGCGTTCCGGGGGCCTTTTCATGATGCGGGAATACATCGGTCCGCGCCGCCTCCAATTTACGGACAGGCAGCTGCGCATCGTGAACGAGATTCTGCGCATTTTGCCGGAACCCTATAAAAAAACGGCTGACGGCCGCATCAAGCATCATCTCGAACGATATGATATCGAGGCGATCAAGGCCCATGATCCTTCTGAATCGATCAGATCGGATGAGATCATGCATTTTGCAGCCAAGCATCTCGACCTGATCGAGGTTGCCGAGACAGGCGGGACGATCCTCCATCCCTTGTTGAGCGACATCGCCTTCAATTTCGACCGCAATGAAGCCGGAGCGGGCCTCATCGAGGGGCTGATTCTGCTGGAGAGGATTCTGATCGGAGAAAAGGTCCTTCCCAGCGATTATGTCTTTTGCCTTGCAGGAAAAACGATGAAGTAG